A single region of the Pontibacter kalidii genome encodes:
- a CDS encoding DUF4199 domain-containing protein — MEKIGLKYGLLTAAALIVYFFLMQLLGLVHIIELRFLNGLIMAAGVVLAIRAYKKVMEGNIPYFKGLGTGLITAVVGTVVFAAFMVVYVKTAGHSMIEMLSAERYFGERVESTPGVVIFSVLLLEGVISGFMFAFIAMQWFKQRQHKVPGAP; from the coding sequence ATGGAAAAAATTGGCCTGAAATACGGGCTGCTCACGGCTGCGGCACTAATCGTCTACTTCTTTCTGATGCAGCTGCTGGGATTGGTTCATATCATCGAGCTGCGCTTCCTCAACGGCCTGATTATGGCAGCGGGCGTTGTGCTGGCAATTAGGGCTTATAAAAAAGTGATGGAAGGCAACATCCCTTATTTTAAAGGCCTGGGCACGGGCTTGATAACGGCTGTGGTGGGCACAGTGGTTTTTGCCGCTTTTATGGTGGTGTATGTGAAGACGGCAGGGCACTCAATGATTGAAATGCTGTCGGCGGAGCGCTACTTCGGCGAAAGGGTGGAGTCCACCCCGGGTGTGGTTATCTTCTCGGTGCTGCTGCTGGAGGGAGTTATCTCAGGCTTTATGTTTGCCTTCATTGCCATGCAGTGGTTTAAGCAGCGGCAACACAAGGTACCCGGAGCCCCTTGA
- a CDS encoding DUF4199 domain-containing protein produces the protein MASAKVSFQNIAIKYGLIVGIAHIVFFLVMRMLSLTEIVELSYLSGIFLIIGIVVALSRYKRLSGVGVRYFDGLGIGLITAFVSSLILALFLVLYVTVFDASYLEQMQASALFPEGLSVLSMFWITIGHGTWPGFLVGFIAMQWFKNPEHTMPNRV, from the coding sequence ATGGCTTCTGCTAAAGTATCTTTTCAGAATATTGCTATCAAGTACGGCTTAATAGTAGGCATAGCGCACATCGTGTTTTTCCTGGTGATGCGGATGCTAAGCCTCACCGAAATCGTAGAACTCTCCTACCTGAGCGGCATCTTTCTAATCATAGGGATTGTGGTGGCCCTCTCCAGGTACAAGCGCCTGAGTGGGGTGGGGGTAAGGTACTTTGACGGGCTTGGCATCGGCCTGATCACGGCCTTTGTGTCGTCGCTGATACTGGCGCTGTTCCTGGTGCTCTACGTTACAGTCTTCGACGCATCTTACTTAGAGCAGATGCAGGCCAGTGCGCTTTTCCCGGAAGGGCTTTCCGTGCTGTCGATGTTCTGGATTACGATTGGGCATGGCACCTGGCCAGGGTTCCTGGTTGGCTTTATTGCCATGCAATGGTTTAAGAACCCAGAGCATACCATGCCTAACCGGGTATAG
- a CDS encoding M48 family metalloprotease — translation MRGIIKFIIALLIAAVSVVTYWCSSETNKFTGEEQRVDMTVEQEIALGLQAAPQMAEQYGGLHPDQEAARQVKAIGQKLVQNTRARDTPYQFDFHLLADEQTVNAFALPGGQIFITAGLLRRLESEGQLAGVLGHEIGHVVARHSAQQLAKAKLTQGLTGAAAIAMYDPDNPASRSGAAVAAMIGQVVNMSYGREDELESDALAVQLTGAAGYDPRSMKRVMEILAEASGGASSGPEFMQTHPNPGNRVAKIEAAIQQEYPNGLPEGLIQ, via the coding sequence ATGAGAGGGATAATAAAATTTATCATAGCCCTGCTGATAGCGGCTGTGTCGGTGGTTACGTACTGGTGCAGCTCGGAGACGAACAAGTTTACCGGCGAGGAGCAGCGCGTGGATATGACTGTGGAGCAGGAGATAGCCCTCGGGCTGCAAGCAGCTCCCCAGATGGCGGAGCAGTACGGAGGGTTGCACCCGGACCAGGAGGCGGCCCGCCAGGTGAAGGCCATTGGCCAAAAGCTGGTACAGAACACCAGAGCGCGAGATACGCCTTACCAGTTCGACTTCCACTTGCTGGCTGATGAGCAGACGGTGAATGCCTTTGCCTTGCCGGGTGGCCAGATCTTTATTACGGCCGGCTTGCTGCGCAGGCTGGAGTCGGAGGGGCAGTTAGCCGGTGTGCTGGGCCATGAGATCGGGCACGTGGTGGCGCGCCATTCGGCGCAGCAGCTGGCAAAAGCCAAGCTTACGCAGGGCCTGACCGGCGCAGCCGCCATTGCCATGTATGATCCAGATAACCCTGCCAGTCGCTCCGGGGCCGCAGTGGCTGCCATGATCGGGCAGGTGGTGAACATGAGCTATGGCCGTGAGGATGAACTGGAGTCGGACGCGCTGGCTGTGCAGCTGACAGGTGCCGCCGGGTATGACCCCCGGTCGATGAAGCGCGTGATGGAGATTCTGGCGGAGGCTAGCGGAGGCGCCAGCAGTGGCCCCGAGTTTATGCAGACGCACCCGAACCCTGGTAACCGCGTGGCTAAAATTGAGGCGGCCATTCAACAGGAGTACCCCAATGGTTTGCCGGAGGGGCTGATTCAGTAA
- a CDS encoding GumC family protein, with product MDKNKTNSEENLAVALLYKFLPFWPLFLVLLAIGTAGAWAYLKYYTIPSYAVSAALLIKDEEKGMNASKIMESIDAFNTNKTVENELNVLRSSALMSQVVHKLRLYAPIYEENRFKSIPAYTTSPIVITLKSPDTATEQPAVYFSFDEQTSKVTIDGKGYPLNTWVMTPYGEMLFEKNPRQNGTAQNPLFFSISNPRGVAKQLISNIYVESPGKASSVVNLYLEDKVPERGEDILNALIDAYLQAALEDRNALVTQTLAFVEDRIQLIEKELKELEQQIVQYRSSQGAVNLNEQGKLYLQSVDFNDRRLNEINLQIAVLDNVEKYVLDKEQNIGIVPSTMGVSDPVLSQLLQKLYNAEIQYQQLKKTTAENNPLLLSLREEIENMRPGVLENIRNQRSNLIASRNKVTSTNTQYSSVLQSIPQKERELLEISRQQAIKNNAYSFLLQKREETVLSYAPTAEDVKVVDRAEASRGPVSPKPLYVYLTSVVLALGAGIALVTGKELLNSKVLFRSEIESCTNAPIVAELSISKNKGKDTLLSPANVAQVEQFRQMRVTMGLYGRTFTRKKILVTSSIPREGKSFVSSNLAISLASSSKKVVLVDFDLRNPNTSVLFEKANESGLIEYLTGKVQATETVKKTPFENLNIIPAGINIGDHTELLLSSRMEELFKFLEDNYDYVIIDTPPLDLVSDAYLLSEYSDVTLLVIRHAYTPKSLLQRLQDNKLKQLNNVAVVFNGVKPRGFVKGQYGYGYGYGYENKYGDKSYKSRSIALNS from the coding sequence ATGGATAAAAACAAAACAAACTCAGAAGAAAACCTGGCAGTAGCACTGCTTTATAAATTTTTACCATTCTGGCCCCTGTTCCTCGTTTTACTGGCCATAGGAACGGCCGGCGCCTGGGCTTACCTTAAATACTATACGATACCGTCCTATGCCGTATCGGCCGCACTACTTATAAAGGATGAGGAAAAAGGCATGAACGCCTCCAAAATAATGGAGTCGATAGACGCATTTAACACAAATAAAACGGTTGAGAATGAGCTGAACGTTTTACGATCCAGCGCCCTGATGAGCCAGGTGGTGCATAAGCTCAGGCTCTATGCGCCTATCTATGAGGAAAACAGGTTCAAATCCATACCCGCTTATACAACTTCACCCATTGTCATCACGCTTAAGTCGCCTGATACTGCCACAGAACAGCCAGCTGTGTACTTCTCTTTTGACGAGCAAACCAGCAAGGTAACTATTGACGGAAAGGGATACCCACTTAACACATGGGTGATGACCCCTTATGGAGAGATGCTGTTTGAGAAAAACCCACGGCAGAACGGGACGGCGCAAAACCCGCTGTTCTTCTCCATCAGTAACCCAAGAGGCGTGGCCAAGCAGTTAATCAGCAATATCTATGTCGAATCGCCCGGCAAAGCTTCGAGTGTGGTGAATCTATACCTGGAGGATAAGGTGCCCGAGCGAGGGGAAGATATCCTGAACGCCCTTATCGACGCATATTTACAGGCAGCGCTTGAAGACAGGAACGCCTTGGTAACGCAAACGCTGGCATTTGTGGAGGACCGTATCCAGCTAATTGAGAAAGAGCTGAAAGAATTAGAGCAGCAGATTGTACAGTATAGATCTTCTCAAGGCGCCGTTAATTTAAACGAACAAGGCAAGTTATACTTACAAAGCGTCGACTTTAACGACCGCAGGCTTAATGAGATAAACCTTCAGATCGCTGTTTTGGATAACGTAGAAAAATATGTGCTGGACAAAGAGCAAAACATAGGGATTGTTCCGTCTACCATGGGGGTCAGTGATCCGGTGCTTTCCCAGCTGCTGCAGAAGCTTTACAATGCGGAGATACAATACCAGCAATTAAAGAAAACCACGGCAGAAAACAACCCGTTGCTCCTCTCTTTGCGGGAAGAGATCGAGAACATGCGGCCAGGTGTGTTAGAAAACATCCGAAACCAGCGCAGCAACTTAATTGCCAGCCGCAACAAAGTAACCTCTACCAATACGCAATACAGCTCCGTGCTACAGAGTATACCGCAGAAGGAAAGGGAGTTGCTAGAGATCAGCAGACAGCAGGCCATAAAGAATAATGCCTATAGCTTCCTGCTGCAAAAACGGGAGGAAACGGTGCTCTCTTACGCTCCCACGGCTGAAGATGTAAAGGTAGTAGACCGCGCAGAGGCTTCTAGGGGGCCTGTAAGTCCGAAGCCCCTGTACGTATACCTGACATCTGTTGTGTTAGCGCTTGGGGCAGGAATTGCTTTGGTAACCGGCAAAGAGTTGCTTAACAGCAAAGTGCTCTTTAGATCCGAAATCGAAAGCTGTACAAACGCTCCTATTGTAGCAGAGCTGTCTATCTCGAAAAACAAAGGGAAAGATACCCTTTTGAGTCCAGCTAATGTAGCACAGGTGGAGCAGTTCCGGCAAATGAGGGTTACGATGGGGCTGTATGGACGAACTTTTACCAGGAAGAAGATACTGGTGACATCCAGTATCCCGAGGGAGGGCAAGAGCTTTGTCAGCAGCAACTTAGCTATCAGCCTTGCCTCTTCTTCTAAAAAAGTAGTTCTGGTAGACTTTGACCTGCGCAACCCCAACACATCCGTACTGTTCGAAAAAGCGAATGAATCCGGCTTGATCGAGTATTTAACAGGCAAGGTGCAAGCCACTGAAACCGTAAAGAAGACGCCTTTTGAGAATTTAAATATCATACCGGCAGGTATAAATATCGGGGATCACACGGAACTGCTGCTCAGCAGCAGAATGGAGGAGCTGTTTAAGTTCCTGGAGGATAATTACGATTACGTCATCATTGACACACCTCCGCTTGACCTTGTATCGGATGCTTACCTGCTCTCTGAGTATAGTGACGTAACGCTACTCGTAATCAGGCATGCCTATACCCCTAAAAGCCTGCTACAGCGCCTCCAGGACAATAAGCTGAAGCAATTAAACAATGTAGCCGTTGTTTTTAATGGCGTGAAACCGAGGGGGTTTGTAAAAGGCCAGTATGGCTATGGCTATGGCTATGGCTATGAAAATAAATATGGTGATAAATCGTATAAATCGAGGAGCATAGCATTAAACTCTTAG
- a CDS encoding metallophosphoesterase, translated as MLVYFLIIIPVLLSAFFFFSYWQERKYRRKPFYRLSDVGWQRHAPPPEAELVHSVALLGDVGAIATDGADPVMKLAQVWQQEAGEKGTLVFLGDNLYPIGLPEVGNRHRDMAEARLNTLIQSIKSYPGQGIFLGGNHDWLKGREGGYEQLLRQEAYVQEHLQQPNSYLPPQGCPGPSCLQLAEGLLLVVINTQWFVQRGLKPLGGKYGCPYTDIEEFFVNLNKLLKRNSHQRILIAAHHPLYSNAMHGGKFTIKQHIFPLTALHKRFLIPLPIFGSLYPFYRKMFGAYEDMSHRKYKKMRKRLLRIFHRYNNLVFVGGHDHNLQHFEVQGNHYIVSGSGSKLAFVKKGGRATFALEERGFFVLNYYSNGQVWLECRTVSAASEQGQLVFRKLV; from the coding sequence ATGCTGGTATACTTCCTCATTATCATTCCGGTACTGCTGTCTGCTTTTTTCTTCTTCAGCTATTGGCAGGAGCGCAAGTACAGGCGCAAGCCTTTCTACAGGCTATCGGATGTGGGCTGGCAGCGGCATGCACCGCCCCCGGAGGCAGAACTGGTGCACTCTGTGGCCCTGCTGGGCGATGTGGGTGCCATCGCCACCGATGGCGCTGACCCCGTGATGAAGCTAGCGCAGGTGTGGCAGCAGGAAGCCGGCGAGAAGGGTACCTTGGTTTTTCTGGGGGATAACCTCTACCCTATCGGCTTGCCCGAAGTAGGCAACCGCCACCGCGACATGGCCGAGGCGAGGCTCAACACCCTCATCCAAAGTATAAAAAGTTACCCCGGGCAGGGCATTTTCCTGGGGGGCAACCACGACTGGCTGAAAGGCCGTGAGGGAGGATATGAGCAACTGCTGCGGCAGGAAGCTTATGTGCAGGAGCACCTGCAGCAGCCAAACAGCTACCTCCCCCCGCAAGGCTGCCCCGGCCCCTCCTGCCTGCAACTGGCCGAGGGGCTTCTGTTGGTCGTGATAAACACGCAGTGGTTTGTGCAGCGTGGCCTAAAACCCCTCGGCGGCAAGTATGGCTGCCCCTACACCGACATTGAGGAGTTTTTCGTTAACCTCAACAAGCTGCTGAAACGCAACAGCCACCAACGTATCCTTATCGCCGCGCACCACCCACTCTACAGCAATGCCATGCACGGCGGCAAATTCACCATCAAACAGCACATCTTTCCGCTCACGGCCCTGCACAAGCGCTTCCTGATCCCGCTGCCCATTTTCGGCTCGCTCTACCCCTTCTACCGCAAGATGTTCGGGGCCTATGAGGACATGTCGCACCGCAAGTATAAAAAGATGCGCAAGCGGCTGCTCCGCATCTTCCACCGTTACAACAACCTTGTCTTTGTGGGTGGCCACGACCATAACCTGCAGCATTTTGAGGTGCAGGGCAACCACTACATCGTGAGCGGCTCGGGCAGCAAACTGGCTTTTGTGAAGAAAGGCGGCAGGGCCACGTTCGCCCTGGAAGAACGGGGCTTCTTCGTGCTCAACTATTACAGCAATGGGCAGGTATGGCTGGAGTGCCGCACCGTTTCCGCCGCGTCCGAACAAGGGCAACTCGTATTCCGGAAGCTGGTATAG
- a CDS encoding lmo0937 family membrane protein, producing the protein MGNLLYIIAVVLVIIWLIGFLGFPDAVGGLIHILLVIAIIVVLLRLIRG; encoded by the coding sequence ATGGGAAATTTATTGTATATTATAGCTGTCGTACTCGTGATCATCTGGCTCATCGGTTTCCTCGGATTCCCGGATGCCGTTGGTGGTCTGATACACATTCTATTAGTAATCGCCATTATTGTGGTGCTGCTTCGCCTGATACGGGGCTGA
- a CDS encoding polysaccharide biosynthesis/export family protein, with protein sequence MKLCNAFAYLLAAILISQLASCTNTKSAIYFSETTRAEFSAPTENLEPVIQKNDLLSISVSSLNPEASQMFNVNSSTDFRGATASSTVAPAAGYLVDQDGFIQFPLIGNIKAAGMTKKVLKENIEKELLSRRLLLEPIVDIRYLNYKVSILGEVARPSVLTVANEKITLLEALGLAGDLTIFANRHNVLLIREEEGKKKLIRLDLTSDDLFTSPYYHLKSNDIIYVEPNKNKIAASGAARQWLPLVLSSLTLVVVSIDRLAR encoded by the coding sequence ATGAAACTTTGTAATGCCTTTGCCTACCTATTAGCAGCAATACTTATAAGCCAACTTGCATCCTGCACAAACACAAAAAGCGCTATTTATTTCAGTGAAACCACCAGAGCTGAGTTTAGCGCACCAACTGAAAACCTGGAGCCAGTAATACAGAAAAATGACCTGCTGAGCATTTCGGTCAGCAGCCTTAATCCAGAGGCTTCGCAGATGTTTAATGTAAATAGCTCAACTGACTTTAGGGGTGCTACTGCCTCAAGTACCGTGGCTCCCGCAGCAGGTTATCTGGTAGACCAGGACGGTTTTATACAATTTCCTCTGATAGGAAATATAAAGGCTGCCGGCATGACAAAAAAGGTCCTCAAGGAGAACATTGAAAAAGAACTGCTTAGCCGCAGATTATTGCTGGAGCCGATTGTGGATATCCGGTATTTAAATTATAAAGTATCTATACTAGGGGAAGTAGCGCGTCCATCGGTACTTACGGTTGCAAACGAAAAGATCACCCTTCTGGAGGCTCTGGGACTGGCAGGCGACCTGACGATCTTCGCGAACCGCCATAATGTACTCTTAATACGGGAGGAAGAAGGCAAGAAGAAACTTATCAGGTTGGATTTAACCTCTGATGACCTGTTTACCTCGCCTTATTACCATCTCAAGTCCAATGACATCATTTATGTGGAGCCGAATAAAAACAAGATAGCGGCGTCCGGTGCTGCCAGGCAGTGGCTGCCGCTCGTACTCAGCTCTCTTACGTTGGTTGTAGTCAGCATAGATCGTTTAGCAAGATAA
- a CDS encoding murein L,D-transpeptidase catalytic domain family protein, with amino-acid sequence MIRVFLTAITLGLLSFTSPAPERAVATPAAIVAEASEVLETRAGGAAAAKEAAFDQHVQELYKAAGLKEKGLSYEVFEKALVGFHNFKRLQMVAPEKSILSVVDFTKSSAQKRLWIIDLKSKKVLFNTLVAHGRNTGQDKATQFSNENGSFMSSLGFYITDATYHGKHGLSLRLQGMDEGYNSNAMERAIVVHGADYATEKFVKQYGRLGRSLGCPAVPREVSKDVIETIKDQSVLYIHGNDKTYTSQFLDNTQAVEHYAAVAGTDVVSI; translated from the coding sequence ATGATAAGAGTGTTTCTAACTGCTATCACCCTCGGACTCCTTTCATTTACTTCTCCTGCACCTGAGCGTGCTGTTGCTACGCCGGCTGCCATTGTGGCCGAGGCAAGTGAGGTACTTGAGACCAGGGCCGGGGGCGCTGCGGCTGCAAAAGAGGCGGCATTCGATCAGCATGTACAGGAGCTTTACAAGGCGGCAGGCTTGAAGGAGAAGGGCCTTTCCTACGAAGTGTTCGAGAAGGCCCTTGTAGGATTCCATAACTTCAAGCGCCTGCAAATGGTGGCGCCAGAGAAGTCTATCCTTTCGGTGGTGGATTTCACCAAGTCAAGCGCGCAGAAGCGACTCTGGATCATTGATCTTAAATCAAAGAAAGTCTTATTTAACACATTAGTAGCCCACGGCCGTAACACCGGCCAGGATAAGGCCACGCAGTTCTCCAACGAGAATGGCTCCTTCATGAGCAGCCTCGGGTTCTATATTACAGACGCCACCTACCATGGCAAACACGGCCTATCGTTGCGCCTGCAGGGCATGGATGAGGGCTATAACTCTAACGCCATGGAGCGCGCCATTGTGGTGCACGGCGCTGACTACGCCACCGAGAAATTTGTGAAGCAGTATGGCCGCCTTGGCCGCAGCCTAGGATGCCCGGCCGTGCCGCGAGAGGTGTCAAAAGACGTGATCGAAACGATCAAGGACCAATCCGTACTCTACATCCACGGCAATGATAAGACGTATACGTCGCAGTTTCTGGACAATACGCAGGCTGTAGAACACTACGCCGCAGTGGCCGGTACGGATGTAGTGAGCATCTGA
- a CDS encoding diacylglycerol/lipid kinase family protein, which yields MDEQKHRNLLFVLNPIAGDIEKEDLKEDIDMICREHEIAYELYTTTGEDDKDKLKQKLEEGNYDAVYAIGGDGTVSLVGSLLIGTSTPLGIIPLGSGNGLSKDLDIPQDTEEALQLIHRHVVRNIDTITLNGTSSIHLSDLGFNALVVKRFCEGDTRGPGSYTWIALQEYLSYEPKTYRIETDADTFEGKAFMVTVANANAWGSNASINPDGILNDGKFEICLIEPFPRAASVGILYKLYTDSIDTSVYTRILKCSRATIYNPDLEVMHIDGEPMETAEKIEVVMHAKSLKVILPVGD from the coding sequence ATGGATGAACAGAAGCACAGAAACCTATTATTCGTGCTCAACCCAATTGCCGGCGATATCGAGAAAGAGGATCTGAAGGAAGATATTGATATGATCTGCCGGGAGCATGAGATAGCCTATGAACTATACACTACCACCGGCGAGGACGATAAGGATAAGCTGAAGCAGAAGCTCGAAGAAGGCAACTATGACGCAGTGTACGCCATAGGCGGCGATGGTACGGTTAGCCTGGTCGGCTCTTTGCTGATAGGTACCAGCACGCCGCTGGGTATCATCCCGTTGGGCTCCGGCAACGGGCTCTCCAAAGACCTCGACATTCCTCAGGACACGGAAGAGGCGCTGCAGCTCATCCATAGGCACGTGGTGCGCAACATCGACACGATCACGCTCAACGGTACGTCCTCCATCCACCTTAGCGACCTTGGCTTTAACGCCCTGGTGGTGAAGCGCTTTTGCGAGGGCGACACGCGCGGCCCCGGTTCTTATACCTGGATAGCCCTGCAGGAGTACCTGAGCTACGAGCCAAAAACATATAGGATAGAGACCGATGCCGATACCTTTGAGGGAAAGGCTTTTATGGTGACGGTGGCCAACGCCAACGCTTGGGGCTCGAATGCCAGCATCAACCCCGATGGTATATTAAACGATGGCAAGTTCGAGATCTGCCTCATAGAACCTTTCCCAAGGGCGGCGAGTGTCGGCATATTGTATAAACTCTACACCGACAGCATCGATACCAGCGTGTATACCCGCATCCTCAAGTGCAGTCGCGCCACCATCTACAACCCCGACCTGGAGGTGATGCACATAGATGGGGAACCTATGGAGACAGCGGAGAAAATAGAGGTGGTGATGCACGCCAAGAGCCTGAAAGTTATACTTCCCGTTGGTGATTAG
- a CDS encoding lmo0937 family membrane protein → MGNLLYIIAVVLVIFWLIGFLGFPDAVGGIIHVLLVIAVIAVLLRLIRSA, encoded by the coding sequence ATGGGAAATTTACTTTACATCATCGCCGTAGTGCTGGTGATCTTCTGGCTGATCGGGTTTCTGGGATTCCCGGATGCCGTTGGCGGAATTATACATGTGCTGCTGGTTATTGCCGTGATTGCGGTGCTTTTGCGCCTTATCAGGAGCGCTTAA
- a CDS encoding 3-hydroxyacyl-CoA dehydrogenase family protein — protein MKKVAVIGSGTMGNGIAHVFAQNGFPVSLVDISEEALQKAMDTISRNLDRIVTKGNLTEEQKQQTIANITTYTDTREGVKDADLVVEAATENVDLKLKIFRDLDSFTKPGAILASNTSSISITKIASVTNRPDKVIGMHFMNPVPVMKLVEVIRGYSTSDEVTQQIMELSKQLAKVPAEANDYPGFVANRILMPMINEAIYSLYEGVAGVEEIDTIMKLGMAHPMGPLQLADFIGLDVCLSILNVLHDGFGNPKYAPCPLLVNMVQAGHKGIKSGQGFYSWTHGTKELVVADRFRKS, from the coding sequence ATGAAGAAAGTAGCAGTAATAGGTTCTGGCACCATGGGCAACGGAATAGCCCACGTTTTTGCGCAGAACGGCTTCCCTGTTTCGCTGGTGGACATTTCGGAAGAAGCTTTGCAGAAGGCGATGGACACCATTTCCAGGAACCTGGACCGCATCGTGACCAAGGGCAACCTGACCGAAGAGCAGAAGCAGCAGACGATTGCCAACATTACCACCTATACCGATACGCGGGAGGGCGTGAAAGACGCAGACCTGGTGGTAGAGGCCGCCACGGAGAACGTGGACCTGAAACTGAAGATTTTCCGGGACCTGGATAGTTTTACCAAGCCGGGGGCTATCCTTGCCTCCAACACCTCCTCTATCTCCATTACCAAGATCGCTTCGGTTACCAACCGGCCTGATAAGGTGATAGGCATGCACTTCATGAACCCGGTGCCGGTCATGAAACTGGTAGAGGTGATCCGCGGCTACTCCACCTCTGACGAGGTAACGCAGCAGATCATGGAGCTGTCGAAACAGCTGGCCAAGGTACCTGCCGAGGCCAACGACTACCCGGGCTTCGTGGCCAACCGCATCCTGATGCCCATGATCAACGAGGCGATCTACAGCCTTTACGAAGGCGTAGCCGGCGTGGAGGAGATCGATACGATTATGAAACTGGGTATGGCGCACCCGATGGGGCCGCTGCAACTGGCCGATTTCATCGGGCTGGATGTGTGCCTTTCCATCCTCAACGTGCTGCACGATGGCTTTGGCAACCCGAAGTATGCCCCATGCCCGCTTCTGGTAAACATGGTGCAGGCCGGACACAAAGGCATAAAGTCGGGCCAGGGCTTCTATTCCTGGACTCACGGCACCAAGGAACTGGTGGTGGCGGATAGGTTTAGGAAAAGCTAA
- a CDS encoding ABC-F family ATP-binding cassette domain-containing protein codes for MISTNNVSLSYGKRTLFEDVTIKFIPGNCYGLIGANGAGKSTFLKILSGDIDPNTGTVDIPANARLAVLKQNHFEYDEYPALQTVIMGHKRLWSIMEEKDAIYAKPDFNEEDGLRAAELEGEFADLEGWNAEYEAAELLSGLGITEDLHHSLMKDLSGSEKVRVLLAQALFGNPDILLLDEPTNHLDAESIMWLENFLDNFQNTVIVVSHDRHFLDAVCTHVADIDFGKIKMYAGNYSFWYQSSQLALKQRSDANKKTEDKRKELEEFIRRFSANASKSKQATSRAKLLEKLTVEDIQPSSRKYPYIAFKPEREAGNQILNVENLSKSVDGQPIFTDISFMVDKGDKIAVIGRNDIAASTFFKILFEEEKADSGEFKWGTTITSSFFPKDNQEFFDTDLNLVDWLRQYSVEKDESFIRGFLGRMLFSGEESLKKANVLSGGEKVRCMFSRMMLQSGNVLVFDEPTNHLDLESIQALNNSLRDFDGTILFSSHDLQFVDTIANRIIELTPNGIIDKRMTYEEYLSDEAIKELRKKMYATAVV; via the coding sequence ATGATTAGTACGAACAATGTCAGCCTGTCTTACGGCAAGCGCACATTATTTGAAGATGTAACCATCAAGTTTATACCCGGAAACTGCTATGGCCTGATCGGGGCCAACGGGGCCGGTAAGTCAACTTTCCTAAAAATATTGTCCGGTGATATCGACCCGAATACCGGCACCGTGGATATTCCGGCCAACGCCCGCCTGGCGGTGCTGAAGCAGAACCACTTTGAGTACGACGAGTACCCTGCCCTGCAGACCGTGATCATGGGCCACAAGCGCCTCTGGAGCATTATGGAGGAGAAGGACGCCATCTACGCCAAGCCTGATTTTAACGAGGAAGACGGCCTGCGTGCCGCCGAGCTGGAGGGCGAGTTTGCCGACCTGGAGGGCTGGAACGCCGAATACGAGGCGGCCGAGCTCCTGAGCGGCCTGGGCATAACCGAAGACCTGCACCACTCCCTGATGAAGGATCTGAGCGGTAGCGAAAAGGTGCGCGTGCTTTTGGCGCAGGCCCTGTTCGGCAACCCGGACATCCTGCTGCTCGACGAGCCTACCAACCACCTGGACGCCGAGTCGATCATGTGGCTGGAGAACTTCCTGGATAACTTCCAGAACACGGTGATCGTCGTATCGCACGACCGCCACTTCCTGGATGCCGTGTGTACGCACGTGGCCGACATCGACTTCGGCAAGATCAAGATGTACGCCGGTAACTATAGTTTCTGGTACCAGTCGAGCCAGTTGGCCCTGAAGCAGCGCTCCGATGCCAACAAGAAAACCGAGGACAAGCGCAAGGAACTGGAGGAGTTCATCCGTCGCTTTAGCGCCAACGCCTCTAAATCGAAGCAGGCCACCTCGCGTGCCAAGCTGCTGGAGAAGCTTACCGTGGAGGACATTCAGCCTTCGTCGCGTAAGTACCCCTACATCGCCTTTAAACCAGAACGCGAGGCGGGCAACCAAATCCTGAACGTGGAGAACCTGAGCAAGTCGGTGGACGGCCAGCCCATCTTTACCGACATCAGCTTTATGGTGGATAAAGGCGATAAGATTGCCGTGATCGGCCGCAACGACATCGCCGCCTCTACGTTCTTCAAGATCCTTTTTGAGGAGGAGAAGGCAGACAGCGGCGAATTTAAATGGGGCACCACCATCACCTCCTCCTTCTTTCCGAAGGATAACCAGGAGTTCTTCGACACGGACCTGAACCTGGTGGATTGGCTGCGCCAGTACTCAGTAGAGAAGGACGAAAGCTTTATCCGTGGCTTCCTGGGCCGCATGCTATTCTCGGGCGAGGAGTCGCTGAAGAAGGCCAACGTGCTGTCGGGTGGCGAGAAAGTGCGCTGCATGTTCTCCCGCATGATGCTACAGTCCGGCAACGTGCTGGTGTTCGACGAGCCAACCAACCACCTGGACCTGGAGTCGATTCAGGCGCTGAACAACTCGCTGCGTGACTTTGACGGCACCATCCTGTTCTCATCGCATGACCTGCAGTTTGTGGATACCATTGCCAACCGTATTATTGAGTTAACGCCAAACGGCATTATTGATAAGCGCATGACCTATGAGGAGTACCTGTCGGATGAGGCGATAAAGGAACTGCGCAAGAAAATGTATGCCACGGCCGTAGTATAA